From the Brevibacillus choshinensis genome, one window contains:
- a CDS encoding AAA family ATPase, producing MHTTTPIQRKMDQAIELLERRFLERSELIRLLMLGMISGENALLIGPPGTAKSQLARAVSHLFGSEHWFEYLLTRFTTPDEIFGPVSLQQLKLDQYVRKTDGYLPAAQFAFLDEIFKANSAILNALLSILNERIYFNGREKEAVPLQFLMAASNELPDDDEQLAALYDRFLFRYEVGYLQHASSYEKMFSLPKASLPVVFSLYDVTDVQAAVANVTIPESIIYFLYKVKQDMEAKEYRLSDRRWSKIAHVWKTSAALHGREQVTIWDTIFTPHMMWDVPEDLSVMRELFENQFTEMLKAELENDLPLRKFNQIAEKWKGKESDLHAFQFKREVGAKMGKEALERNRQLLEESRAELEETARDLRNRLLQWQKWEQDLSAYVFEKNRLIHNPEKYTVKYAYLRIEGERILQQLQKTYRTVFDHEIAGTEYDYTL from the coding sequence ATGCATACAACAACACCCATTCAACGAAAAATGGACCAAGCAATCGAGCTTTTGGAGCGTCGCTTTTTAGAACGAAGTGAATTGATTCGACTCTTGATGCTCGGAATGATCAGCGGGGAAAATGCGCTCTTGATTGGTCCGCCGGGAACAGCTAAATCGCAGCTTGCGAGAGCCGTCTCCCATCTATTTGGGTCCGAGCATTGGTTTGAATATTTACTGACGCGATTCACGACACCAGACGAAATTTTTGGGCCCGTTTCCTTGCAACAGCTCAAACTGGATCAATACGTACGCAAAACAGATGGTTATTTGCCTGCAGCCCAGTTCGCCTTTCTAGACGAAATCTTTAAGGCAAACAGTGCCATTTTGAATGCCCTGCTGTCTATTTTAAATGAGCGGATTTACTTTAACGGACGTGAAAAAGAAGCCGTACCTCTGCAGTTTCTGATGGCAGCATCCAATGAATTGCCCGACGATGACGAACAACTCGCTGCTTTGTACGACCGCTTTCTGTTTCGGTATGAGGTCGGTTATTTGCAGCATGCTTCTAGTTACGAAAAGATGTTTTCATTACCGAAAGCTTCGCTACCCGTCGTGTTTTCCTTGTACGACGTAACCGATGTCCAAGCCGCTGTGGCTAACGTGACTATTCCTGAATCCATCATCTACTTCCTCTATAAAGTGAAGCAAGACATGGAGGCCAAAGAATATCGGTTGTCGGATCGTAGATGGAGCAAAATCGCCCATGTCTGGAAAACCTCTGCTGCCTTGCACGGCCGTGAACAAGTCACGATCTGGGATACGATCTTTACCCCGCACATGATGTGGGATGTACCAGAAGACTTGTCGGTGATGCGCGAGCTGTTTGAAAACCAGTTTACAGAAATGCTAAAGGCAGAGCTGGAAAACGACCTTCCGTTGCGCAAATTCAATCAGATCGCCGAGAAATGGAAAGGGAAAGAATCTGACCTGCACGCCTTTCAATTCAAGAGAGAAGTCGGTGCCAAAATGGGCAAGGAAGCCCTGGAGCGCAATCGACAGCTCTTGGAGGAGAGTCGAGCTGAATTGGAGGAGACTGCTAGAGACCTCCGAAATCGTTTGCTGCAATGGCAAAAGTGGGAGCAGGACTTGTCTGCATACGTATTTGAAAAGAACAGACTGATCCACAATCCGGAAAAATACACCGTCAAATACGCGTACTTACGCATAGAAGGTGAACGCATCCTGCAGCAGCTCCAGAAAACGTACCGGACGGTGTTTGATCACGAGATCGCCGGCACGGAGTACGACTATACGCTCTAG
- a CDS encoding YkvI family membrane protein, with product MKLWGKSIQVAATYIGTVVGAGFASGQEILAFFTSYGHAGTIGILAATALFVWLGYKMMLLAHQMRTPSYESFNQQLFGPLIGRTMNVLVFLTLFGVTTVMLAGAGSVLEEQFHIPYIAGTIATLFLALLILRQGLERLLVVNAIVVPSMLLFAILILLKGNVDSPLPIAAPSNYIFLWKTVLYVSFNLAMAQSVLIPIGYAIRERVILFRAAVIGGVVLGFMLLVVHTAMLANWDDVRFMDIPILFVTDQWNEWLQLFFVFVLYSEIFTTLISNVFGIGQQLREIFDVPETRLYLFLFLAAFALCLIGYSQLLMFLYPLFGYLGLTTLCRIAFPRNRFGRQRF from the coding sequence ATGAAGCTGTGGGGAAAAAGTATACAGGTCGCTGCCACTTACATCGGAACAGTGGTTGGAGCCGGGTTCGCCAGCGGTCAGGAAATTCTCGCTTTTTTTACATCATACGGCCATGCAGGTACCATCGGTATTTTGGCTGCCACCGCATTGTTTGTTTGGCTCGGGTACAAAATGATGCTACTCGCACACCAGATGCGCACACCGTCCTATGAATCCTTTAATCAACAGCTGTTCGGGCCGCTCATTGGGCGCACGATGAATGTGCTCGTCTTCCTGACTTTGTTTGGGGTCACGACCGTCATGCTGGCAGGTGCTGGCTCTGTACTGGAAGAACAGTTCCACATTCCCTATATAGCAGGTACCATCGCTACGCTTTTTCTCGCCCTTCTCATATTGCGACAAGGACTCGAGCGCTTGCTCGTAGTCAATGCGATCGTCGTTCCTTCCATGCTGTTGTTTGCTATCCTCATTCTGCTCAAAGGAAATGTAGATTCCCCACTTCCTATTGCAGCACCCAGCAATTACATTTTTCTATGGAAAACCGTCCTGTACGTCTCCTTTAACCTCGCGATGGCCCAATCCGTTCTTATCCCTATCGGATATGCCATTCGGGAACGTGTCATCCTATTCCGTGCCGCAGTCATCGGTGGAGTCGTCCTCGGCTTCATGCTGCTCGTGGTTCATACTGCGATGCTGGCAAACTGGGATGACGTTCGGTTTATGGACATCCCCATCCTCTTCGTCACAGACCAATGGAATGAGTGGTTGCAGCTATTCTTTGTGTTTGTGCTCTATTCCGAGATTTTCACGACACTCATTTCCAACGTCTTCGGGATCGGCCAACAGCTCCGCGAAATTTTTGATGTGCCTGAGACACGCCTATACCTGTTCTTGTTTCTGGCCGCATTCGCCCTTTGTTTGATCGGCTATTCTCAGCTCCTGATGTTTCTTTATCCGTTATTTGGCTATCTCGGTTTAACGACGTTGTGCCGGATTGCCTTTCCACGTAATCGTTTCGGGCGTCAGCGCTTTTAA
- a CDS encoding LysE family translocator, which produces MELFIKYFVFGITLAISIGPVNIELIKRGLTRGFLPSWLVGIGGMTADFMILSIIYAGFGSYFTSPLVQLIFGCLGSMMLTYMGVQNTRKGMLVKNVSLEWRKSANEKKKRSFPTGFLLAIVNPLNLIFWAGIYSSLLTVTMENGIAPLSLLASIFIGIAVSNLMFALLSSMAKSYVKPSSLQIVSMVSGIVLIGYGVWMGYTTVSIQFHSA; this is translated from the coding sequence ATGGAGCTGTTCATAAAGTATTTCGTCTTTGGTATAACGCTAGCCATTTCCATCGGGCCGGTTAATATCGAATTGATCAAACGAGGATTGACTAGAGGGTTCCTTCCTTCTTGGTTGGTTGGAATTGGGGGGATGACAGCAGATTTCATGATATTGTCTATCATCTATGCGGGATTTGGATCCTACTTTACTTCGCCTCTTGTTCAGCTGATCTTTGGGTGTTTAGGTTCTATGATGCTGACTTATATGGGTGTTCAAAACACGAGAAAAGGCATGCTTGTTAAAAATGTGAGCCTGGAATGGAGGAAGTCTGCCAATGAAAAAAAGAAAAGATCCTTCCCAACAGGTTTTCTCCTTGCGATCGTCAATCCTTTAAACCTTATTTTTTGGGCAGGGATTTATAGTTCGTTGCTAACAGTGACCATGGAGAATGGAATTGCTCCCTTATCGTTGCTAGCCTCTATCTTTATAGGGATTGCGGTTTCAAACCTCATGTTCGCCCTTCTGTCTTCCATGGCAAAATCGTATGTAAAACCTTCAAGTCTTCAGATCGTTTCTATGGTTTCAGGAATTGTTTTAATCGGTTATGGGGTTTGGATGGGATATACGACAGTATCCATACAGTTTCACAGTGCTTGA
- a CDS encoding cysteine hydrolase family protein, whose protein sequence is MPKNAALLLIDVQNHFDDPALGKRNNPNAEENMSELLHIWRKTRRPVIHIQHISNPALPHHPGRDIKEIVAPLPDEPVMMKSVNSAFIGTNLEKYLQESGIETLVIVGLTTDHCVSTTTRMARNLGFYPFIVSDGTATFERISFDGKLHLAEEIHTMALVSLHDEFAQVVNTSKILELLEG, encoded by the coding sequence ATCCCCAAAAATGCGGCATTACTGCTGATTGATGTGCAAAATCATTTTGACGATCCTGCTTTAGGTAAAAGAAATAATCCAAACGCAGAAGAGAACATGTCCGAATTATTACACATATGGCGAAAAACAAGAAGACCAGTCATCCACATTCAACACATCAGCAACCCTGCGTTACCTCATCATCCAGGAAGAGATATTAAAGAAATAGTTGCCCCTCTTCCAGACGAGCCAGTCATGATGAAAAGTGTAAACAGTGCCTTTATCGGTACGAATTTGGAAAAATACTTACAGGAATCTGGAATTGAAACACTTGTCATTGTAGGCTTAACAACGGACCATTGTGTTTCCACTACAACAAGAATGGCTCGAAATCTCGGCTTCTATCCATTTATTGTCTCTGATGGTACAGCTACATTTGAACGAATCAGTTTTGATGGAAAGCTACACCTAGCGGAGGAAATCCATACGATGGCACTAGTTAGTTTACATGATGAATTTGCACAAGTGGTTAATACAAGCAAGATTTTAGAATTGCTAGAAGGGTAA
- a CDS encoding DJ-1/PfpI family protein, whose product MKKVCLLLPNGFEAVEASVFTDVIGWNGEEGDGSTELVTVGTRKELTCTWNFTVIPEKVLSEVTVEEFDALALPGGFETAGFYEDAFRSDVLAFIREFDRQGKIIASICVGALVIGKSGVLEGRNATTYNLNGRKRQMQLAAMGANVQPDQPIVIDKNIITSYNPATAFDVAFTLLESLTSKKNTDNVKRLMGFLS is encoded by the coding sequence ATGAAAAAAGTATGTTTGCTATTACCGAATGGCTTTGAAGCAGTTGAGGCAAGTGTATTTACAGATGTGATCGGTTGGAACGGGGAAGAGGGCGATGGCTCAACAGAACTGGTGACAGTCGGTACGCGAAAAGAACTGACGTGCACTTGGAATTTTACGGTGATTCCAGAGAAGGTGCTATCTGAAGTAACGGTTGAGGAGTTTGATGCATTAGCCTTACCGGGCGGGTTTGAAACTGCTGGATTTTACGAAGATGCGTTTCGCTCAGATGTGCTTGCGTTCATTCGGGAGTTTGACAGACAAGGAAAGATCATTGCATCGATCTGTGTAGGGGCTTTAGTGATTGGCAAGAGTGGCGTTTTGGAGGGAAGGAATGCTACCACCTACAATCTAAATGGGCGTAAGAGACAAATGCAACTGGCAGCTATGGGAGCCAACGTGCAGCCGGATCAACCGATTGTAATCGATAAAAACATCATCACGTCATACAATCCCGCAACTGCATTTGATGTAGCCTTTACACTCCTTGAATCGCTTACTTCCAAAAAAAATACAGATAACGTAAAAAGACTGATGGGATTTCTCTCATAA
- a CDS encoding LysR family transcriptional regulator, with protein sequence MRQFQSFKTVVDMNSFTKAAQALQYSQATITSHIQQLEDEIGMPLFDRLGKKIQLTAVGHKMYQYVVELLTSYSKIKHLSSDDLALKGELRIGASETMTVYKLASVLSMYKRKYPDVTVSLINDNCLPLRERLHSGELDIAITLEPKVNDQQLTVEVCSEEPLVFVEGFNHSKRTLVETNGECIIFSEKNCSLRRFFEELLIEKGMNTSNHLEFTSMEAMKQCVASGLGISLMPYISVEALLQEQKMKVIEFSDRDLMFYAQISYHKNKWLSKAHKKFIEMVLSNETLTQ encoded by the coding sequence ATTCGTCAGTTTCAATCGTTTAAAACTGTTGTCGACATGAATAGCTTTACGAAGGCCGCACAGGCTCTTCAGTATTCTCAGGCAACGATTACTTCTCATATCCAGCAGCTCGAAGATGAAATTGGAATGCCCTTGTTCGACCGATTGGGAAAGAAAATTCAACTCACCGCGGTTGGGCATAAGATGTACCAGTATGTGGTAGAACTTTTGACATCGTACTCGAAAATCAAACATCTTTCTTCCGATGACCTAGCGTTAAAAGGTGAGCTCCGCATTGGGGCCTCAGAAACGATGACTGTGTATAAGCTTGCTTCTGTGTTATCCATGTATAAACGGAAATATCCTGATGTTACGGTTTCCCTCATCAATGATAATTGTCTTCCTCTGCGAGAGAGACTCCATTCTGGGGAGCTAGACATTGCGATAACATTGGAACCAAAGGTAAATGATCAACAATTAACCGTAGAAGTCTGCTCAGAAGAGCCGCTAGTCTTTGTCGAGGGATTCAATCATTCTAAAAGAACCCTAGTGGAGACAAATGGTGAATGCATCATTTTTAGTGAGAAAAATTGTTCATTACGGCGCTTTTTTGAAGAATTATTGATAGAGAAAGGAATGAATACGAGTAACCACCTGGAGTTTACCAGTATGGAAGCCATGAAGCAGTGCGTGGCAAGTGGGCTGGGAATTAGCTTGATGCCGTACATCAGTGTAGAGGCATTGTTGCAAGAGCAAAAAATGAAAGTCATTGAGTTTTCCGACAGAGATCTCATGTTTTATGCACAAATCTCCTATCACAAAAACAAATGGTTATCAAAAGCACACAAGAAGTTCATCGAAATGGTATTGTCGAACGAAACGCTTACTCAGTAG
- a CDS encoding VOC family protein, whose amino-acid sequence MPVNPYLTFNGNCREVVEYYADVFGTEKPQVMTFGDAPPNPEYPLPEEAKPLVMHTNITVCGTNIMFSDVFPGMPFQTGNNISLAIVYDNSDEMKFYFEKLKADGTVRMELQETFWSKLYGSVVDKFGMEWQFNYASCEVGK is encoded by the coding sequence ATGCCTGTTAATCCTTATCTGACTTTCAATGGTAACTGTCGAGAAGTAGTAGAATATTACGCCGACGTGTTTGGAACAGAAAAACCGCAAGTCATGACTTTTGGAGATGCGCCTCCTAATCCGGAATATCCACTTCCTGAAGAAGCGAAACCGCTCGTCATGCATACAAACATCACCGTTTGTGGAACCAACATCATGTTCTCTGATGTATTTCCTGGAATGCCTTTTCAAACGGGAAACAACATCAGTCTTGCCATTGTCTACGACAATTCGGATGAAATGAAGTTTTACTTTGAAAAATTGAAAGCTGATGGAACCGTACGCATGGAGCTACAAGAAACCTTCTGGAGTAAATTGTACGGCAGCGTGGTAGATAAATTCGGGATGGAGTGGCAATTCAACTACGCGAGTTGCGAAGTAGGCAAATAG
- a CDS encoding zinc-dependent alcohol dehydrogenase family protein has protein sequence MLAEYVVLLEEGLVRVSAHLTNVEAATLPCAGVTAWHAIVEEGKVMPGDTVVVQGTGGVSLFALQFAKLAGATVIVTSSRDEKLERAKAMGADHGINYKETPEWVQVVMDLTNGEGADHIVDLGRASTLNRSLSALRVGGQISIIGGLSGFQIEGLALIPAIIRKARLQAINVGSREMFESMNAAIAKHGLRPAVDKVFTFEQSIEAFQHFASASYFGKICIEF, from the coding sequence TTGCTTGCCGAGTATGTCGTCTTGCTAGAGGAAGGATTGGTTCGGGTATCAGCCCATTTGACAAATGTAGAAGCTGCGACGCTCCCGTGCGCTGGGGTAACAGCATGGCATGCTATTGTCGAAGAAGGAAAAGTGATGCCGGGGGATACGGTTGTCGTGCAAGGAACGGGAGGTGTCTCTTTGTTTGCCCTGCAGTTCGCCAAGCTTGCAGGTGCGACGGTCATCGTCACGTCAAGTAGGGATGAAAAGCTGGAACGAGCGAAAGCAATGGGAGCCGACCACGGGATCAACTACAAGGAGACTCCGGAGTGGGTGCAGGTCGTTATGGACCTTACCAATGGTGAAGGAGCCGATCATATCGTAGATCTCGGCAGAGCGTCGACGTTAAACCGGTCTCTTTCAGCGCTACGAGTAGGGGGGCAGATCAGCATCATTGGGGGGCTGTCAGGTTTTCAAATCGAAGGTCTTGCGCTCATTCCGGCGATCATAAGAAAAGCACGCCTCCAAGCGATCAATGTCGGTAGTCGAGAAATGTTTGAGTCGATGAACGCGGCTATTGCCAAACACGGGCTACGGCCAGCTGTAGATAAGGTATTCACGTTTGAGCAATCCATTGAAGCCTTTCAGCACTTTGCGAGCGCCTCTTATTTCGGGAAGATATGCATCGAGTTTTGA
- a CDS encoding GreA/GreB family elongation factor: MNHRILNATREQLIQQLVFFDEQYSLFFDHYVRDYGKEKQIVDALVRRYRETLEEILAKDDGALSESLENVTLLGSSVKVRFEEDGYEELFTVVFPTDIDPDHNRISFLSPIGRQLLLTAPHETLVLESPVGRQPVQIGEVRFAYRGEVFPVNKEDL; this comes from the coding sequence ATGAACCATAGAATCTTGAACGCTACCCGGGAGCAGTTGATTCAGCAATTAGTCTTTTTTGATGAACAATATTCACTCTTTTTTGATCATTATGTGCGCGATTACGGAAAAGAAAAACAGATTGTTGACGCACTCGTTAGGCGTTACAGAGAGACGTTAGAAGAGATTTTGGCAAAGGACGATGGGGCTTTGTCTGAAAGCCTGGAGAACGTGACGTTACTGGGCAGCAGTGTAAAAGTGCGTTTTGAAGAGGACGGCTACGAGGAGTTATTTACTGTGGTTTTTCCCACAGATATTGATCCCGATCACAATCGAATATCATTCTTATCTCCCATTGGAAGGCAATTATTGTTGACGGCCCCCCATGAGACACTTGTATTGGAAAGCCCGGTTGGCAGGCAGCCTGTCCAGATCGGAGAGGTAAGATTCGCATATAGAGGAGAGGTTTTCCCGGTCAATAAGGAAGACCTCTGA